In Gossypium arboreum isolate Shixiya-1 chromosome 5, ASM2569848v2, whole genome shotgun sequence, a single genomic region encodes these proteins:
- the LOC108451987 gene encoding protein LHCP TRANSLOCATION DEFECT-like — MASIPCIFQIRFTSKPINPSFPSLPTFSSKFLGTQNSLSCLRPSNIGPSNGSRTQCWFKFGKNGVDAEGAGIYGSQKRDDFDKDDVEQYFNYMGMLAVEGSYDKMEALLNQNIHPVDILLMLAASEGDKPKIEELLRAGAIYDVKDADGRTAIDRAVNEEIKDFILGFSVQKA, encoded by the exons ATGGCTTCAATCCCATGTATTTTCCAAATACGCTTCACTTCAAAACCCATAAATCCTTCATTTCCGTCTTTGCCAACATTCAGTTCTAAGTTTCTGGGTACTCAAAACTCACTATCCTGTTTAAGACCTTCAAATATTGGACCCTCTAATGGTTCAAGAACACAATGCTGGTTCAAGTTTGGCAAGAATGGTGTTGATGCTGAAGGTGCTGGCATTTATGGTAGTCAAAAAAGAGATGATTTTGACAAAGATGATGTTGAACAg TACTTCAACTATATGGGGATGCTTGCTGTTGAAGGGTCCTATGATAAAATGGAAGCTCTATTGAACCAAAACATTCACCCAGTAGACATCTTGTTAATGCTGGCTGCATCAGAAGGTGACAAGCCCAAAATTGAAGAGCTACTGAGAGCTGGAGCTATTTATGATGTCAAAGATGCTGATGGCCGTACCGCCATTGATAGGGCTGTCAATGAAGAAATCAAAGACTTCATTCTTGGTTTTTCTGTCCAGAAGGCTTGA